The Thermoplasma acidophilum DSM 1728 genome includes a window with the following:
- the twy1 gene encoding 4-demethylwyosine synthase TYW1, translating to MQNIYADIYRKEHYGLVGRHSAVKVCHWTKDELLGGPGCYKNTFYGIKSHQCIQMTPALNACTENCAFCWRFQGFDSMHISDEDDPEFILEESIKQHLKLISGFKGNPKVSKEIWEEATHPKHMAISLTGEPTLYTRLGELIAAAKKRGISTFLVTNGTLPSVLERLDPLPTQLYVTVAAPNKKIFNDLLNPSIGNGWENLMRTLELLPSLDTRIVIRHTLVHGVNMPYLDEYAALDRKADPDFIESKGYVHVGSSMTKLQASHMPSHAEILEFSNDLANRLGYTFVADRVESRVAMIAKDPSKAKIDFNNI from the coding sequence GTGCAGAATATATACGCTGATATCTATCGCAAGGAACATTACGGTCTTGTCGGGAGGCATTCGGCAGTTAAGGTCTGCCATTGGACGAAGGATGAGCTCCTTGGTGGGCCAGGTTGCTACAAGAACACTTTCTATGGCATAAAATCGCACCAGTGCATACAGATGACCCCAGCGCTTAATGCATGCACCGAGAATTGTGCATTCTGCTGGAGGTTTCAGGGTTTCGACTCTATGCATATATCAGACGAGGACGATCCTGAATTCATACTTGAAGAAAGCATAAAGCAGCATCTGAAACTCATATCTGGATTCAAGGGAAACCCGAAAGTTTCCAAGGAAATATGGGAAGAGGCAACGCATCCCAAGCATATGGCCATATCGCTCACAGGCGAACCGACACTTTACACGAGGCTCGGTGAACTCATAGCAGCTGCAAAGAAGCGTGGCATAAGCACGTTCCTTGTAACAAATGGTACGCTGCCTTCAGTTCTTGAGAGGCTGGATCCCCTTCCAACACAGTTATACGTTACAGTTGCAGCCCCAAATAAGAAGATATTCAACGATTTACTAAATCCATCAATAGGAAATGGCTGGGAGAACCTCATGAGAACGCTTGAACTGTTGCCAAGCCTTGACACCAGGATAGTGATAAGGCACACGCTCGTCCATGGTGTCAATATGCCATACCTTGACGAATACGCAGCTCTTGATAGAAAGGCTGATCCAGACTTTATAGAATCGAAGGGCTATGTACACGTGGGTTCATCGATGACAAAGCTACAGGCATCGCACATGCCATCACACGCTGAGATACTGGAGTTCTCCAATGATCTGGCCAACCGCCTAGGTTACACATTCGTTGCTGACAGGGTCGAAAGCAGGGTAGCCATGATAGCCAAGGATCCGTCCAAGGCAAAGATAGATTTCAACAATATCTGA
- the thsB gene encoding thermosome subunit beta, which translates to MIAGQPIFILKEGTKRESGKDAMKENIEAAIAISNSVRSSLGPRGMDKMLVDSLGDIVITNDGVTILKEMDVEHPAAKMMVEVSKTQDSFVGDGTTTAVIIAGGLLQQAQGLINQNVHPTVISEGYRMASEEAKRVIDEISTKIGADEKALLLKMAQTSLNSKSASVAKDKLAEISYEAVKSVAELRDGKYYVDFDNIQVVKKQGGAIDDTQLINGIIVDKEKVHPGMPDVVKDAKIALLDAPLEIKKPEFDTNLRIEDPSMIQKFLAQEENMLREMVDKIKSVGANVVITQKGIDDMAQHYLSRAGIYAVRRVKKSDMDKLAKATGASIVSTIDEISSSDLGTAERVEQVKVGEDYMTFVTGCKNPKAVSILVRGETEHVVDEMERSITDSLHVVASALEDGAYAAGGGATAAEIAFRLRSYAQKIGGRQQLAIEKFADAIEEIPRALAENAGLDPIDILLKLRAEHAKGNKTYGINVFTGEIEDMVKNGVIEPIRVGKQAIESATEAAIMILRIDDVIATKSSSSSSNPPKSGSSSESSED; encoded by the coding sequence ATGATAGCTGGACAACCTATATTCATTCTTAAAGAAGGAACAAAGAGAGAGAGCGGAAAAGACGCAATGAAGGAGAACATTGAGGCTGCCATTGCAATTTCAAATTCCGTGAGGTCGAGCCTTGGCCCAAGGGGCATGGACAAGATGCTCGTGGACTCGCTCGGCGACATAGTCATAACTAATGATGGTGTGACCATCCTGAAGGAGATGGACGTTGAGCATCCTGCTGCAAAGATGATGGTTGAGGTCTCCAAGACACAAGACTCATTCGTGGGAGACGGTACAACTACGGCAGTGATAATAGCTGGCGGTCTGCTCCAGCAGGCACAGGGCCTGATAAACCAGAATGTACATCCGACAGTGATATCTGAAGGATACAGGATGGCTTCAGAGGAGGCAAAGAGAGTCATTGATGAAATATCGACCAAGATAGGTGCTGATGAGAAGGCACTACTCCTTAAGATGGCTCAGACCTCTCTCAACAGCAAGAGCGCCTCTGTTGCTAAGGACAAGCTGGCCGAGATCTCATATGAGGCAGTGAAATCGGTTGCTGAGCTGAGAGACGGCAAGTATTACGTCGATTTTGACAACATACAGGTCGTGAAGAAACAGGGCGGTGCCATTGATGACACGCAGCTCATAAATGGTATAATCGTTGACAAGGAAAAGGTGCATCCGGGCATGCCAGATGTGGTCAAGGATGCAAAGATAGCATTGCTTGATGCTCCACTTGAGATAAAGAAACCTGAGTTCGATACAAACCTCAGGATAGAGGATCCATCAATGATACAGAAGTTCCTGGCCCAGGAAGAGAACATGCTCAGGGAGATGGTGGACAAGATAAAATCCGTGGGTGCGAACGTGGTCATAACGCAGAAGGGCATAGATGACATGGCACAGCACTATCTCTCCAGGGCTGGAATATACGCAGTACGCAGGGTCAAAAAGAGCGATATGGACAAGCTCGCAAAGGCAACAGGGGCTTCCATTGTATCGACCATAGATGAGATATCATCATCCGATCTGGGAACCGCAGAGAGAGTCGAGCAGGTGAAGGTCGGAGAGGACTACATGACGTTCGTGACGGGCTGCAAGAATCCAAAGGCGGTCAGCATACTTGTCAGGGGAGAGACTGAGCACGTGGTAGATGAAATGGAGAGATCAATAACCGATTCGCTGCACGTCGTGGCCAGTGCCCTTGAAGATGGTGCATACGCTGCTGGCGGCGGTGCTACAGCAGCCGAGATAGCGTTCAGGCTCAGGTCATATGCCCAGAAGATCGGTGGCAGGCAGCAGCTGGCCATCGAGAAGTTTGCGGATGCGATCGAGGAAATACCCAGGGCACTCGCGGAGAACGCAGGTCTAGATCCGATCGACATACTGCTAAAGCTCAGGGCAGAGCACGCCAAGGGCAACAAGACATATGGTATAAATGTCTTCACCGGCGAAATCGAGGACATGGTGAAGAACGGCGTGATAGAGCCCATAAGGGTGGGCAAGCAGGCCATAGAGTCTGCAACTGAGGCTGCCATAATGATACTGCGCATTGATGATGTCATAGCAACGAAGTCAAGCAGTTCCTCTAGCAACCCACCAAAGAGCGGAAGCAGCAGCGAGTCCTCTGAGGACTGA
- the thiE gene encoding thiamine phosphate synthase: MKLEGRRIKGLYLVTEDYSRKNFFNIIEEAIIGGVDIVQYRDKSNPRSVRLDVARKVKQICNRYDILFFIDDDVQLAIEVQADGVHIGKDDMPLPDARRIFDGLIGYSTYGDREMAIFAEKNGADYVAFGPFFHTDTKKDADVYDIHVLEGIHKYIRIPVFVIGGINISNIRTFSGYGIDGVAVVSAIFSDPDPERAARELKAALYNYVLSSA; encoded by the coding sequence ATGAAGCTCGAGGGCAGAAGGATCAAGGGCCTCTACCTTGTGACGGAGGATTACAGCCGTAAAAATTTCTTCAATATAATAGAGGAAGCTATAATTGGTGGCGTCGATATTGTGCAGTACAGAGACAAATCTAATCCAAGATCTGTGAGGCTTGATGTCGCAAGAAAGGTAAAGCAGATCTGCAACAGGTACGATATTCTGTTCTTCATAGACGATGATGTGCAGCTTGCAATTGAGGTACAGGCTGATGGTGTGCATATAGGGAAAGACGATATGCCTCTGCCAGACGCAAGGAGGATCTTTGATGGATTAATCGGCTACTCAACCTATGGGGACAGAGAAATGGCAATTTTTGCAGAAAAGAATGGAGCAGATTACGTCGCTTTCGGTCCGTTCTTTCACACGGACACAAAAAAGGATGCCGATGTCTATGATATCCATGTACTTGAGGGCATTCACAAATACATCAGAATACCTGTGTTCGTGATAGGGGGAATAAACATATCCAACATCAGGACGTTCTCCGGATATGGCATAGATGGGGTAGCCGTTGTATCCGCCATATTTTCAGATCCTGATCCGGAACGTGCCGCTAGAGAACTTAAGGCAGCGCTGTACAACTATGTTCTTTCTTCTGCTTAG
- a CDS encoding AIR synthase family protein, translated as MQQPGKLDRNFFTSMILSKTGIRHKEDLVPPANGVDVGIIKIGDGRVMSVTTDPFYFDPVFGYEDSAWFAYHILASDLLTSGANPDYMTVDLNLPLSMTDEEISRMWNAFTEEAARFGTSIITGHTARYAGTSFPMIGGITAMGFIGEDEYVTSAMARPGDKVVLTKTPAIEAAALLTRLFPGTIKAKLGDELFSYGVDLFRKLTTVHESLVCKRFGLRTRVTAMHDVTEGGLLGALFEIADSSGNGIRIHEDSIKVDDYVKRVCSIFSIDPLMAISEGALLITVKPDHAEDLVSSLKANGIDANVIGEMTADPSERIIVGREKRTIGPPQKDPFWTAVEFGISEDWK; from the coding sequence ATGCAACAACCAGGAAAGCTCGATCGGAATTTCTTCACATCTATGATACTTTCTAAGACCGGCATCCGGCATAAGGAAGATCTCGTCCCGCCAGCAAATGGAGTTGATGTTGGCATCATAAAAATAGGTGACGGGCGTGTTATGTCCGTAACAACGGATCCATTCTATTTCGATCCTGTATTTGGTTACGAAGATTCAGCCTGGTTTGCCTATCACATACTTGCTTCGGATTTGCTCACGTCAGGGGCAAATCCTGATTATATGACCGTCGATCTGAATCTGCCACTCTCAATGACCGATGAGGAGATATCAAGGATGTGGAACGCCTTTACGGAGGAAGCAGCCAGATTCGGCACATCCATAATAACAGGGCACACGGCAAGGTATGCCGGCACATCATTTCCAATGATAGGCGGGATCACCGCAATGGGCTTCATCGGCGAGGATGAATACGTCACAAGCGCTATGGCACGTCCGGGAGACAAGGTTGTACTTACCAAGACTCCCGCAATAGAGGCTGCTGCCCTTCTTACAAGGCTCTTTCCAGGCACCATAAAGGCGAAGCTGGGTGATGAATTATTCTCCTACGGAGTGGATCTGTTCAGAAAGCTTACTACCGTGCATGAAAGCCTCGTGTGTAAGAGATTCGGGCTCAGGACAAGGGTAACGGCAATGCACGACGTAACAGAAGGAGGTCTTCTCGGGGCGCTCTTCGAAATTGCTGACTCCTCCGGAAACGGCATAAGGATTCATGAAGACAGCATAAAAGTAGACGACTACGTGAAGAGAGTCTGTTCAATTTTCTCCATAGACCCACTTATGGCTATAAGCGAGGGTGCACTTCTTATAACAGTAAAACCGGACCATGCAGAGGATCTTGTATCCTCACTAAAGGCCAATGGAATAGATGCAAACGTGATCGGAGAGATGACTGCCGATCCTAGTGAAAGGATAATCGTTGGCAGGGAGAAAAGAACGATCGGGCCGCCTCAGAAGGATCCATTCTGGACAGCCGTGGAATTCGGGATAAGCGAGGACTGGAAATGA
- a CDS encoding APC family permease, which yields MNDTENLKVDSALRLHGDVGTWGAIAEEISAMAPACDTVAFMTSAAMFAFVLTPLAFLIATLTMYLEVNTLYHLSKHHASAGGYYGYISTALGSKSAILSGFLYVLYQGVSTAAIPVYVAGILLPGVVQYFFHFTLPVWIWLPFVSVFIIAPIVLAIAGIRPQMKYVRYAAAYEVAFLAILGIIIIIHAPDNTLKVFDPFAWPSYDAQFRPYGGPFAGLGLGMIFGLTSFIGYGGSAPLGEEVRVKSSITRSLVLGLLIVGAVLTEVAYALTVGWGINDMSSFATAEIPGVIVATLYAGIIGGLLLSLTAFNSAFSDAVAMQANAGRVYFSMARDRVIPSVFAKISKRFGTPYISLIFIAGISVLMSLLVPFLVEVAMGYGPLFLITGHSIQNIDGVLENSFDLLSTMALVGLISVHLMLNTSVMTLFKRLKEKHYGLHKLTHPFEHYVLPAIATAVFIFVLYESIVPPVFPITQAVVAVAVYIVFMAIYIIWLSGRHPDIMKAAGRRVNLITEEEINGK from the coding sequence ATGAATGATACGGAGAATCTGAAGGTGGATTCGGCTCTAAGGCTTCATGGAGATGTCGGCACCTGGGGTGCAATAGCAGAGGAGATCTCGGCTATGGCGCCGGCGTGCGATACGGTAGCGTTCATGACCTCGGCGGCCATGTTCGCCTTCGTGTTAACACCGCTTGCTTTTCTAATAGCCACGCTGACCATGTACCTTGAGGTCAATACGCTGTACCACCTGTCAAAGCACCATGCCAGTGCTGGTGGTTACTATGGATATATTTCAACGGCGCTTGGTTCGAAGAGCGCCATATTGTCCGGTTTTCTTTATGTGCTTTACCAAGGAGTCAGCACGGCGGCAATACCGGTATACGTTGCAGGAATACTTCTTCCGGGCGTAGTGCAGTACTTCTTCCACTTCACCCTTCCTGTGTGGATATGGCTGCCCTTTGTCTCCGTATTCATCATTGCCCCAATAGTTCTTGCTATTGCGGGCATAAGACCGCAGATGAAGTATGTCAGGTATGCCGCAGCTTATGAAGTGGCCTTCCTAGCCATACTGGGAATCATAATAATAATCCATGCGCCGGATAACACGCTGAAGGTCTTTGATCCGTTCGCATGGCCCTCATATGATGCTCAATTTAGACCCTACGGTGGTCCGTTCGCAGGGCTTGGGCTTGGAATGATCTTTGGCCTCACGAGTTTCATTGGATATGGCGGATCTGCACCGCTTGGAGAAGAGGTCAGGGTTAAGAGTTCAATAACAAGATCGCTTGTTCTCGGCCTCCTGATTGTTGGCGCAGTGCTGACGGAGGTGGCATACGCACTTACCGTAGGGTGGGGCATAAACGATATGTCTTCGTTCGCTACCGCGGAAATTCCAGGAGTTATAGTGGCAACCCTATATGCAGGCATAATTGGTGGCTTGCTCCTATCTCTGACAGCCTTTAACTCGGCATTCTCTGATGCTGTTGCAATGCAGGCAAATGCCGGAAGGGTATACTTTTCAATGGCCAGAGATCGCGTTATACCTTCAGTTTTTGCAAAGATCAGTAAGAGATTCGGAACTCCTTACATCTCGCTCATTTTCATAGCCGGCATTTCGGTACTGATGAGCCTTCTTGTTCCCTTCCTAGTGGAAGTTGCCATGGGCTATGGCCCTCTGTTTCTTATAACAGGGCATAGCATACAGAACATAGATGGCGTGCTTGAGAACTCATTCGATCTGCTCTCCACCATGGCCCTTGTCGGCCTCATATCTGTGCACCTGATGCTGAACACCAGTGTCATGACACTCTTCAAAAGACTCAAGGAAAAGCATTATGGGCTTCATAAATTAACCCATCCGTTTGAACATTACGTTTTGCCAGCAATAGCAACTGCCGTGTTCATCTTCGTCCTCTATGAATCGATAGTCCCACCTGTATTTCCCATAACGCAGGCCGTGGTTGCTGTGGCAGTTTACATAGTGTTCATGGCTATATACATCATATGGCTCTCCGGAAGGCATCCGGACATAATGAAGGCTGCTGGAAGACGGGTGAATCTAATAACCGAAGAGGAAATAAATGGAAAATAG
- a CDS encoding ABC transporter ATP-binding protein: MENREILLEVKDLNFSYENFSLKDINMTVEKGQVAGILGITGCGKTTLLKLLYNGLKNGDRRLIWKGGNYVDAIGRARPNAVYVPQSAPDSLDPVYSVIDQIRKVMQARSVDFDQDLLEKIMSEIGRSPDMLKKKPQALSQGERHIAVVIMALMIRPSLIMMDEPTTSLDAIETLDLLGIIRRFSVQYGISFIISGTSPEVITYASDFVHVMYCGTFVESSQTEDLISNPLHPYTRMIMKMRPSIRTKDLVLDRFIYDCNDYGCPFLNYCEYARDECRSQVSIRRYNDRAGQVRSLAEIMLSAKHVYKTYLEKVSIFKWHENKVIEDFSYDFLSGTRYGIIGVSGSGKTTLASILAGYDRPDSGSIIYSKHPSDGSSIRVRNVFQDTYRFLNPVNTLEWYEKNISAISPDPKLIDKILDAVGLPLERFGSLYIDQLSGGQRQRLAFAMVLSQLPDVLILDEPFSMIDPPNAMVLFSLIRKYLDKSTVIYIDHNIDRVAYLCDHIIAFDKGRIVEEDDVKKIFETQKTEYVEKLIWASEKISSRMKRQP, translated from the coding sequence ATGGAAAATAGAGAGATCCTGCTAGAAGTCAAGGATCTGAATTTTTCATACGAAAATTTTTCATTGAAAGACATCAATATGACCGTAGAGAAGGGCCAGGTGGCTGGCATACTCGGGATAACGGGGTGTGGTAAAACTACTCTGCTAAAGCTGCTTTACAATGGCCTGAAAAATGGCGATAGGAGACTGATCTGGAAAGGCGGCAATTATGTTGATGCGATCGGCAGGGCCAGGCCGAATGCTGTCTACGTTCCTCAATCCGCTCCAGACTCGCTTGATCCTGTATATAGCGTTATCGACCAGATAAGAAAGGTGATGCAGGCAAGAAGCGTCGATTTTGATCAGGATCTTCTCGAAAAAATAATGAGCGAAATAGGCAGAAGCCCAGACATGCTGAAGAAAAAACCGCAGGCACTAAGCCAGGGAGAACGGCACATAGCCGTCGTTATAATGGCATTGATGATCCGCCCAAGCCTGATAATGATGGATGAGCCCACAACATCGTTGGACGCCATAGAAACGCTTGACCTTCTTGGTATTATAAGGAGATTTTCCGTGCAATATGGTATATCCTTTATCATATCAGGAACTTCGCCCGAGGTCATAACATACGCTTCTGATTTCGTACATGTGATGTATTGCGGCACGTTTGTTGAGAGTTCACAAACAGAAGATTTGATTAGCAATCCTCTGCATCCATATACAAGAATGATAATGAAAATGCGGCCATCCATCAGAACAAAAGATCTGGTATTGGATCGCTTCATATACGATTGCAACGATTATGGATGCCCTTTCTTAAATTATTGTGAGTATGCACGTGACGAATGCAGATCGCAGGTATCTATCCGAAGGTATAATGACAGGGCAGGTCAGGTGCGTTCTTTGGCAGAAATAATGCTTTCGGCAAAACATGTGTACAAGACCTATTTGGAAAAAGTGTCGATATTCAAATGGCACGAGAATAAGGTAATAGAGGACTTTTCCTATGACTTCCTCTCTGGAACAAGGTACGGTATAATCGGAGTCTCAGGATCTGGTAAGACCACCCTTGCCAGCATACTGGCAGGTTATGACAGACCGGATTCTGGAAGCATAATCTACTCTAAGCATCCATCCGATGGATCCAGCATTCGCGTTAGAAACGTTTTCCAGGACACGTATAGATTCCTGAATCCCGTAAACACGCTGGAGTGGTACGAGAAAAACATTTCGGCCATTTCGCCAGATCCTAAACTCATTGACAAGATTCTTGATGCTGTCGGATTGCCGCTGGAAAGGTTCGGATCCCTGTATATCGATCAACTCTCCGGCGGCCAGCGCCAGAGATTAGCCTTCGCAATGGTTTTATCCCAGCTTCCGGACGTTCTCATACTGGATGAACCATTTTCTATGATAGATCCTCCTAATGCAATGGTCCTGTTTTCCCTGATCAGAAAGTATCTAGATAAAAGCACCGTGATATACATCGATCACAATATTGACCGGGTCGCATACCTGTGCGATCACATCATTGCATTTGATAAAGGCCGGATAGTTGAGGAAGATGATGTAAAGAAAATCTTTGAAACCCAGAAAACAGAATACGTGGAAAAATTAATATGGGCATCGGAAAAAATATCATCACGCATGAAACGGCAACCCTAA
- the thiD gene encoding bifunctional hydroxymethylpyrimidine kinase/phosphomethylpyrimidine kinase: MVPHALTVAGSDSGGGAGIQADLKTFNALSVFGMSVIVALTAQNSYEVSGILPVPPDFVKLQFETVAKDIKVDGSKTGMLFSSDIISVVAREFTEFGVPVIVVDPVMVSKSNARLLKEDAIETLKEKLLPISTMVTPNVPEAEILSGIKIRNIEDMHSAAEKLYDETGSHILIKGGHLESSPIDVLYDGSSFHEFPGSRINTKNTHGTGDTLSSAIVSYMIRGHSESESVRLAKEYVEGAIKNSFTTGKGYGSLCHWWQYGQI; the protein is encoded by the coding sequence ATGGTACCCCATGCGCTTACGGTGGCTGGATCGGACAGTGGTGGCGGTGCAGGCATACAGGCGGATCTGAAGACGTTCAATGCTTTATCCGTTTTCGGGATGTCCGTTATAGTTGCGCTCACTGCGCAGAATTCCTATGAAGTATCCGGCATACTTCCTGTACCGCCTGATTTCGTGAAGCTTCAGTTTGAGACCGTTGCGAAAGACATCAAGGTGGATGGCTCCAAAACTGGTATGCTCTTCTCATCGGATATCATCAGCGTTGTTGCAAGAGAGTTTACCGAATTCGGCGTTCCGGTGATAGTTGTTGATCCAGTCATGGTGTCCAAGAGCAACGCAAGGCTACTGAAGGAGGACGCCATAGAGACGCTTAAGGAAAAGCTTCTTCCCATCTCAACCATGGTTACGCCAAACGTGCCGGAGGCCGAGATACTATCGGGTATAAAGATAAGAAACATTGAAGATATGCATTCTGCTGCAGAAAAGCTCTATGATGAAACAGGTTCGCATATCCTGATAAAGGGTGGGCATCTCGAATCCTCACCCATAGACGTCCTCTATGATGGCAGTTCGTTCCATGAGTTTCCCGGTTCCAGGATAAATACTAAGAATACCCATGGAACGGGAGATACCTTGTCTTCCGCTATAGTTTCATACATGATAAGAGGCCACAGCGAATCAGAGTCAGTGAGGCTTGCCAAGGAATATGTGGAGGGAGCTATAAAAAATTCATTTACAACCGGGAAGGGATACGGATCGCTATGTCACTGGTGGCAGTACGGGCAGATTTAG
- a CDS encoding helix-turn-helix domain-containing protein: MDIELREKIAGEITLSDSPAETIRKWREEFKISQHELSNFLHQSPSVISDYETGRRKFPSIASVRKIVDALITIDERRGGYIIKKYKSGVPSEALIDIKDYDRDVPLERAIKAINGTNVSHVSIDRDIRGYTIVDGVKAILAFSYYEYSRLYGWSSERAIFFTDVKFGRSPMIAIRVHPLKPAAVVYIQPDNVDELAIKLADIENIPLLVTDMSPETVAHVMGQLR, from the coding sequence ATGGATATAGAATTGAGGGAGAAGATAGCCGGTGAAATAACCCTTTCAGATTCTCCAGCAGAGACCATAAGAAAATGGCGTGAAGAGTTCAAAATATCCCAGCATGAATTATCCAACTTTTTGCATCAGTCTCCGTCAGTTATAAGCGACTACGAGACAGGCAGGAGAAAATTTCCAAGCATAGCCTCGGTGAGAAAGATCGTGGATGCGTTGATCACGATAGATGAGAGGAGAGGGGGCTATATAATAAAGAAGTACAAGAGCGGTGTTCCTTCTGAGGCACTGATAGATATAAAGGATTATGACAGGGATGTTCCATTGGAAAGGGCCATAAAAGCCATAAACGGAACCAATGTATCTCACGTTTCCATAGACAGGGACATAAGAGGATACACTATAGTGGATGGAGTAAAGGCAATACTTGCATTTTCTTATTATGAATACAGCAGGCTCTATGGGTGGTCGTCAGAGAGGGCAATATTTTTCACGGATGTCAAATTTGGAAGAAGCCCAATGATAGCTATACGTGTGCACCCTCTGAAGCCAGCGGCGGTAGTTTACATACAGCCTGATAACGTGGATGAGCTGGCAATAAAACTTGCGGATATAGAAAACATACCGCTTCTCGTCACAGACATGAGCCCGGAAACTGTAGCTCATGTTATGGGCCAGCTAAGGTGA
- the metG gene encoding methionine--tRNA ligase subunit beta — protein sequence MNNKLRSAMEIDINYFRQLDIRAVKVVSAEKVEKSRSLLRLIVDLGGEQKQIISSIADYYNPSDLVGKTIIILNNLKPAKFMGLESQGMLLAVDNEDGVKLLTVDGEVKPGSRVS from the coding sequence ATGAACAATAAATTAAGGAGCGCAATGGAGATAGATATCAATTATTTCAGACAGCTTGATATAAGGGCGGTTAAGGTCGTTTCTGCTGAAAAGGTGGAAAAATCCAGGAGTCTGCTCAGGTTGATTGTGGATCTGGGAGGCGAGCAGAAGCAGATAATATCCAGCATAGCTGATTACTATAATCCATCCGATCTTGTTGGAAAAACCATAATAATACTCAACAACCTGAAACCTGCAAAGTTCATGGGCCTTGAAAGCCAGGGCATGCTCCTCGCCGTTGACAACGAAGATGGCGTTAAATTACTGACGGTTGACGGCGAAGTTAAGCCAGGATCGAGGGTATCTTGA
- a CDS encoding replication factor C large subunit, whose protein sequence is MSWADKYRPKNIDDVILNSEIRKQITEWIESWKEGIPKKRSLILYGSQGTGKTTTAYAIAGTFGVPVVEMNASDQRNRDSMRGTALMASLYGDLFVESAKRPSKVILIDEADNMFERGGDTGGIYELSKIIKNSANPIVITMNDIFEFRKKNYASDVISASLTIEMKQYGRKLDKNYNEFRRNIKARLIFILKNEGYTLPDQVVDRIIDRNMPDIRSMINDLEASAVSGTNISDQSSRDVPEIVYYMVDKAFKRNYDDTLRSIYGSDIDDSYYVSWIDENLPLKTVDLQDLVSAYEVISYADHILWAMERRRHYELMAFPMEIAGGVAYYIENMKHEYVKYQSPSYISQMSKTKEKRHAMMSLALKIGLLIHMGAQRTSEDLWFYSLLYQHNEKLRTFFEEKLNLTQGEENVLTRSE, encoded by the coding sequence ATGTCCTGGGCCGACAAATACAGACCGAAGAACATTGACGATGTAATTTTAAATTCTGAAATAAGAAAGCAGATAACGGAATGGATAGAGTCCTGGAAGGAAGGTATACCAAAGAAGAGATCACTCATACTTTACGGATCGCAGGGCACAGGCAAAACCACAACGGCGTATGCTATCGCCGGAACATTCGGCGTTCCAGTAGTTGAAATGAACGCCTCTGACCAGAGAAATAGGGACAGCATGAGAGGTACCGCGCTTATGGCCTCTCTCTACGGTGATCTTTTCGTCGAATCTGCGAAAAGACCATCAAAAGTGATACTCATAGATGAAGCTGACAATATGTTTGAGAGAGGCGGAGATACCGGAGGAATATACGAGCTTTCTAAGATAATAAAGAACTCGGCTAACCCCATAGTCATAACCATGAACGATATCTTCGAATTCAGAAAGAAAAACTATGCCTCTGACGTCATATCGGCTTCACTGACCATAGAGATGAAGCAATATGGACGGAAGCTGGATAAGAATTACAATGAGTTTCGCAGAAATATAAAGGCAAGGTTGATCTTCATACTCAAGAACGAGGGTTACACGCTTCCAGATCAGGTTGTGGATCGGATAATAGATAGAAATATGCCCGATATACGCAGCATGATAAATGATCTGGAAGCCTCCGCCGTGTCTGGCACCAACATAAGCGATCAGAGCTCCAGAGATGTACCTGAGATCGTATACTACATGGTCGATAAGGCCTTCAAGAGGAATTACGATGATACCTTAAGATCAATTTACGGATCAGACATAGATGATTCTTACTACGTAAGCTGGATAGATGAGAATCTGCCATTGAAGACCGTTGATCTTCAGGATCTGGTATCAGCCTATGAGGTTATATCATATGCAGATCATATACTGTGGGCAATGGAGCGCAGAAGGCATTACGAGCTTATGGCTTTCCCCATGGAGATCGCCGGAGGCGTAGCGTATTACATTGAGAACATGAAGCACGAATATGTAAAGTATCAGAGCCCATCCTACATAAGCCAGATGTCAAAAACGAAGGAAAAGAGGCATGCGATGATGTCTCTCGCTCTGAAAATCGGCCTTCTGATTCACATGGGTGCGCAGCGGACCTCGGAAGATCTGTGGTTTTACAGCCTACTGTACCAGCATAACGAGAAATTGAGAACTTTCTTTGAAGAAAAGCTCAATCTAACTCAGGGCGAGGAGAACGTCCTTACCAGGAGCGAATGA